The stretch of DNA CCGGGGCGGCGCCCCGGCATCGGCAGCGGTGGTCAACGGGGTCTCCGGGAACGGGAGGGGATCGGACAGGCGGGGCTCGCGTGAGCGCGGAGCGAAGCGTCAGCGGCGACAGAGCGCGTCGTCGACGCTCCACGGCGTGGCCGCGAAGAGCGCGAGAGCGAGCTGACGGGCGGGTCCGAACATGCGCACCACCATAAGCATCCTGCCGAGATCCCGGAACGCCGTCTCACATAGAGAACACCTGAACGAGACGGCGGGCTGGACCGACTCCTGCAGCCCGCAGCACCCCACTCATGGTTCGACGGGTGTCAGTCGTCGTCGGCGATGAAGTCTGCTATCGCGGCAGCGATAGCTTCGGGCTGCTCGTCGGGGATGAAGTGTCCAGCGTCGGGCACGACGATTCGGGTGGTGTTGTCGGCCCATGGGCTGATGGAGGCGGCCATGTCCGGAACGGAGCCGTGGCTGCTGGAGATTCCGAGGATCGGCACAGTCAGGTGCCGGCACTTGAGCGCCTCGCGGTTCTTACGCGCTGACTCCGCGGCGTCTCGGTAGTACGCGAGGGAAGCGCGCAGGCCGCCGTCGGCGGCGAGTGCCGCCGCGTAGTGGTCGATCTCGGCGTCGTCGAACGTGTCGGGAGACAGGGCCTTCATCTTCAGGAACCAGCTGACGTACTCGTGTTCGCGGCCTGTAAGCAGCGTCTCGGGCAGGTCGGGCACGATGTGGAACGCGAAATGCCAGGTCTTCCACGCTCGATCCGGGTCGGTGGGAATCGCCTCCGGGAGAGTGACACCGGGAATTCCGGCGTCGAGCAGAGCGACCCCGCGCAGGTGGCTCTCGAAGTTGAGGGCGAGGGAGAAAGCGACCCAGGCGCCGATGTCGTGGGCGACCAGGAAGTAAGTCGACACTCCGAGAGCCTTCACGGCGGTGTGGACGTGCGCGGCGACCGCGTGCGTGTCGTAGCCGCGCTCCGGACGCTCGGAGTGGCCCTGCCCCGGCAGGTCGATCGCGATGACGTGGAACCGGTGAGCCAAGCCCGGCATCACCTTTCGCCAGGCCCACCAGGTCTGCGGGAATCCGGCGAGCAGGACGACGGCCGGGCCGCTCGGCCGCCCGCCTTCGACGACATGAAGGCGGACACCATCCGCGTCGACCCAGCGGTGAGTGAATCCGGCCAGGTGCTGCAGGGGAAGGTCGCGGATGGGGTTGGTTTCGAAGACATGCGGCGTGCTGGTTGCTGGGCCGGTCACGGGGATCCTCCATCGGTGTCAGGTGTCAGGTGTCAGGTGTCAGGTGTCAGGTGTCAGGTGTGCGGTTGGGGCGGTGTAGCTGACGGCGGTGGCTGGGACCACGTGGTGTGTTTCTCGCGCGGTCGCGAAGTGCGCGGTACGCCTGGCCATGACCGCGCTTGAAGGCTACACATCTTGAACTGACCAGTTCAAGATAGAATGGTGCGCAACACAGTCCGAACCATCGACGCATCGGCAAGGAAGTGCCGCGTGGCAGGCAAGAAGCAGTTCGACATGGACACGGCGCTCGACGCCGCGATGATCCAGTTCTGGCGCGTCGGCTACGCCGACACCTCATTGGACGATTTGTCTCGGGCAACCGGCCTGAACCGCAGTTCCATCTACTCCTCCCTCGGCGCCAAGGACACGCTCTTCCTGCGCTGCCTGGATCTCTACGCCGCGCGCTACGGCGAGAAGTACGACGCCGCCCTATCGTGTGCGGCCTCGGAACCCGTTGCCGCTGTTCGTGCGTTCTTCGACGTCACCCTCGAGCGCATCGCCGATCCCGAACTGCCTGATGGATGCCTGATTGCCCAGTCAGCCATGGCAATCCCAGCGCTGAGTCCGAGCGTCGCAGCGCACGTTGAGCAGGCGCTCGGCTTTCAGCTCCTGCGCCTGCGCACCGCGCTGAAGGTCGGCCGACTGACCGACCAGGACGCCGAAGCCTTCGCTGTACACGTGGCGGCTGTGAACCAGTCGCTCGCCGTCATGAGCAGGGCCGGGGCGAGCCCGGCGCAGCTCCTGGCAATCGTGGGCGTGACCGTGGACGCGCTGGCGCAGGTGTTGCGCGCGTGACGAATGGGCGCGCGCAATCACGTGAACCCGTCGAACGACAGGGACTGGTGCCGGGGGAGTGGAACCGCCGTTGCTGCGGTGCACGACGATCTCTGTGTCGCTCACCGCAGCGAGGCCGTTTCACAGGCTCTTCGTGCTGCCTGAACTCGTCCTCTTATGTGGTGCGTTCGCTCTGCACGACCTCAAGGGCCTGCTCGAAGCTGATGCCTTGGAACCACCATTCCGGGTGGATCTTCTGTACGCCGGGGATGG from Streptomyces sp. BA2 encodes:
- a CDS encoding alpha/beta fold hydrolase, whose product is MTGPATSTPHVFETNPIRDLPLQHLAGFTHRWVDADGVRLHVVEGGRPSGPAVVLLAGFPQTWWAWRKVMPGLAHRFHVIAIDLPGQGHSERPERGYDTHAVAAHVHTAVKALGVSTYFLVAHDIGAWVAFSLALNFESHLRGVALLDAGIPGVTLPEAIPTDPDRAWKTWHFAFHIVPDLPETLLTGREHEYVSWFLKMKALSPDTFDDAEIDHYAAALAADGGLRASLAYYRDAAESARKNREALKCRHLTVPILGISSSHGSVPDMAASISPWADNTTRIVVPDAGHFIPDEQPEAIAAAIADFIADDD
- a CDS encoding TetR family transcriptional regulator; translated protein: MAGKKQFDMDTALDAAMIQFWRVGYADTSLDDLSRATGLNRSSIYSSLGAKDTLFLRCLDLYAARYGEKYDAALSCAASEPVAAVRAFFDVTLERIADPELPDGCLIAQSAMAIPALSPSVAAHVEQALGFQLLRLRTALKVGRLTDQDAEAFAVHVAAVNQSLAVMSRAGASPAQLLAIVGVTVDALAQVLRA